In a single window of the Coregonus clupeaformis isolate EN_2021a chromosome 10, ASM2061545v1, whole genome shotgun sequence genome:
- the LOC121575999 gene encoding progonadoliberin-2 encodes MVSVARLVFMLGLLLCLGAQLSSSQHWSHGWYPGGKRELDSFTTSEISEEIKLCEAGECSYLRPQRRNILKNIILDSLAREFQKRK; translated from the exons ATGGTCAGTGTGGCTAGACTGGTGTTTATGCTGGGGCTGCTGCTGTGTCTGGGAGCCCAGCTGTCCTCCTCCCAGCACTGGTCCCATGGCTGGTACCCAGGAGGCAAGAGGGAGCTGGACTCATTTACCACCTCTGAG atTTCAGAGGAGATTAAACTCTGTGAGGCAGGAGAATGCAGCTACCTGAGACCCCAGCGAAGGAACATCCTTAAAAACATTATT TTGGATTccctggccagagaatttcagaAGAGAAAGTAA